From a single Desulfovibrio aminophilus genomic region:
- the queD gene encoding 6-carboxytetrahydropterin synthase QueD, which yields MAGKWRLTVTSDFSSAHQLRNYCGKCENMHGHNFGVELCVEGDRLTPDTELLVDFKVLKQALKQVLDSLDHRHLNEAPPFDRINPSSENLARHIFRETAALLADQPVRVVHVSVSEKSSSKATYCED from the coding sequence ATGGCCGGAAAATGGCGTCTGACGGTGACTTCCGATTTCAGCTCCGCGCACCAGCTGCGCAACTATTGCGGCAAGTGCGAGAACATGCACGGCCACAATTTCGGCGTGGAGCTCTGCGTTGAGGGCGACCGGCTCACCCCGGACACCGAACTCCTCGTGGACTTCAAGGTCCTCAAGCAGGCCCTGAAGCAGGTCCTGGACAGCCTGGACCACCGGCACCTGAACGAGGCGCCGCCCTTCGACCGCATCAACCCCTCCAGCGAGAACCTGGCCCGGCACATCTTCCGCGAGACCGCCGCCCTGCTGGCGGACCAGCCCGTGCGCGTGGTCCACGTCTCGGTGTCCGAGAAGAGCTCCTCCAAGGCCACCTACTGCGAGGACTGA